The genomic window GTGGATTTGTGAGACCACATCTTCCTATTTTCAATGAGATAGATGACGGAAACCGGATATAGACAAGGATCAACCAAGAAGAAAAAGCTAGGAGAGCTAGAAAAGTCAACGGTGAGAGCCAAGAGCCCGAGAGGGTATGCAGAAAAAGGAGAGGGACGGGTGGATGTAGATGGGCTGGTGGGAGAGTGAGGAGATGCTGCCACACCGGAGGCGAGGCTGCAACCACGATCCACGAGGGTGATAGAGCCGCTGTCACTGTAGGAGATGAGGGGGATAGAGAGGGCGAAATGATTAGGGCTTGGGGGATGCGGGAGCAGCCAGAGCAAGGGAGGAGTCGCCTGTTACATACAAGGCGGGGTAATGGGTTTAGTTGGGCTAATCGTTATATCGGGACATGCCCATGCCACCCAAAAGGACTTACCTCAGGCCCAAGCACGACACTACAGTATGGACCGTGCTAGCCCGACACAATAAAGTTTAGGCAATGCTCATGCTTGAGGTGGGGCCTAAATTATGGGCCTCGTGCCAGCACATTTGCCCGGTCAATCTAGACATCTATACTCCATTCCTCTTGGCCGGTTGCTGATGACCTTAGCCCCTTTTTTTGTTCTATAGAGATTATGTTTTGTTCTAAGTAGCAAATTTAGTTGGTAATGGCTTCCCTAAAAAAATTAGTTGGTAGCTAGGCTCTTAAATTCACTATTCTTTTCTTTGTGTTGTAAACACACATGAATGAAACCTTGGTATTTCCGGTGCAAGGAACATGCAGTTcattggtttttttttttgttgcacgTGAGTTCTTTTGAAATTAATATAATGTAACATGTACATGGCACAGGATAATGCTctctttttttaaaataaaaaatgtaTGCTTACAACGTTTCAAATGCTGCATAAAAAAAGAAAGGGATTTTTATTCTAGCCTCTGCATAAGTAATGCACTTAACCATCCCTTATTACAAGTCCAACCTCCGGCTGAaaaaaagcaagctctcaaagagcaaacaaaacaaagaaatAAACCATGCACCAAACTAAGCACTAAGTCTATTAGAAGCTTTCAAATGCTGCATAagagtatatatatttttatatctgGAAGATCCCTATTTCATTAGAGTACTAGAGCACAGAAGCATTTCCTATGTATGCATCACAAAGTAGCACCAACAACCCCCAGACATAATGTAACATACAGTAACACATACAATCCACAGAGATAGGAAGTAACTAATGCACTGACATTGAAAACTAATTTGATGAATACTTTGCCGCGAATTCAGCAATATTCTTGTCCGAGCTCCCTCCATTCTGCATGGCTTCCTTGGCCCTTTGGATCCACATAGTGGCGTTCATTCTATAATTATCCTTTCTATCCCCATCCATAACATCCTTGATGCACCTTTCCACCTCGTCTCTCGTCACCAAGCCTTTCTTGTCCTTGCGCACTCGGACACCCAAGCCCCACATGCTCTCCATATATTTTGATATGGTCGGCTGGTCTGCCCAGTGTGGTATTGCCACCATTGGCACACCATTAACTATTGCTTCCAGTGTCGAGTTCCATCCGCAATGTGTGAAGAAACAACCTGCATATTAAAAGTACGCAACTAAATTTTATATTTCTTATTAGTTAGTCTCATTTTCCCTTATATGTAGAAGAATATCCATTTCCCATACCTGTGGCTTTATGTGCTAGAACCTCGAGCTGGGGGCACCAAGAAACAATAAGGCCACGTTCCTTGCACTTGTCACGAAGTTCATTGGACAACTTGTGCTCTTCGTTTGACCTCACAACCCAAATGAATAGTTTGCCAGAATTGTACAATCCATTACCAAGCTCTTCTAATTGTGCTTCATCGTAATCAGAGACAGTACCATAGGATACAAGAACTACAGAACACGGAAGCTGCTTGTGAAGCCAAGCCAGACATGACTCGCTGCTGTTGAAGAGGTTGAAACCGTAAGTCTTGTTCAACGGCAAACGGTCATCATCAAGATAAAACGATGGCAAGGTTGGACCTATTGTCTTTGCACGCCATGTTAGTGCCATATAATCTGCCTCCTGCTCAGTTAACAATGCAAATGTGTCGAAAAGAAAATCAATCATATGATGGTGAAGTAGAATCAAAGAATCACAACAAACAGACCAATCATCGATTATTCAGTAAAGAAACGTGAATATGGACAAATCTTGACGTTTGTAAAGAACAATAATCGATTATTCAGTAAAAGAAAAACAGAGTATGTGCAAGTAGCACCGAAAAATCACTTGAGCAAAACAACAAACAGGTGCCGGCCGTGGTCAGGGTGAGCTCACCTTGGGTTCGATCTCGTGGAATGAGTTAACGAGCACGTCGTCGGCGTCCTCCAGCCCCTCAAATTGCCGCACCGACGCCTCAAGGAACACAGGGCACCAGTCCGGCTTCGCCGCGAACGGCGGCACATCGTTGGCCCCGAGCTCGACACCCAGCAGCCCGCGCGCAAACAGCTCTTTCCCGTCCACCACCGGCAGTGGCAGCCGCCCCGCCCACACCTCCCCGTAGACGACGTCGACCGCGCAAGGCTGCGACAGGAACGCCGCGGCCGGCACCCCGGCCGCCTTCGCCACGCGCCGCGCCCACGGCAGGTGCGAATCGTAGACCAGCACGCGCACGGGCCGCCCATCGGCGGCCTCGGAGCGGATCAGCTCCGCCAGCGTCTCCGAGCCGACGGCCTCGAGCTGGCGGCAGTACTCGTCGAGGTCGGGGCACGCGGCCACGCCGCCGTTGTCGAAGCCGTCGGAGATGGCTGCCACCCTGAAGGGCTCCCCGGGAGGCGGGGTGGTGGAGAGCACGTACCGCGAGGTGACGAGCGTGGGGCGGAGGCCGTGGTAGGCGAGGCGGCGGCCGAACTCGAGCAGCGGGTTCGTGTGGCCCTGCGCGCCCGGGCACGGCAGGAGCAGCACGTgtgcgccgccgcccccgcccccgcccccgcgggCAGCAGAGGAGGGAGACGAGGTGGTGCTGGTGGCGCTCGTGCTCCCCATTGTTTGCTGTCTTCGCTAGCTTTGTGTTGTGTTCGCACTTCGCAGTAAATAAGTAAGGTTTTTCGTTCGTTGGAAACTCACTCGGAATACATGGTTGACGGTGTCGTCGCATGGTTTTTTGTTGATGGAGTTGTCTGCCTTCTCTTTTTTTCCCCCTTTTTTGTGGCTAAGCCAACAAAAGACaggtagagttttttttaattattaAGAAAAACAAATATATCCGGCCTCCAACATTCAACATGTGAATGTGTATGGCCAAGCAAGAGGCCAAAGATGAAATCCGGTTACACAAACAAAAGCGATACTGATCCACTGAGAGCCACCACCGTAAACAGTAAAACATAACACTTAATCTTCAATCCTCTTGTGATATCTccacaaaaaacaaaagataggtCTAGAACTTTGTTCTATATTATcttaaaaaacaaaagatagGTAGGGATAAAGGAGCCTCAAGCCGGCCACTTTTCTTCCAGAATTGCTATAGTGTGGACACCTTTTAGTTGGATTTTTTTGGGGTGGTGGGTGGTGATGCGTTGAGACCATTAGATTTAGATCGGATGGTTCTTGTCATATTCTACCTTTGATTGTCTTCTACCTTAGAGCATCTCCCGGAGTTTCCAAAATCCACTTCTAATCCTgatttttttggcaagattgaaaaaaaacGGCTCTCCTAAAACTCTCAATCTTTGCGGGAAAATCTACTCCACCACGTACGCTCGTATCGATCGGCTAATTTGGAGGTGGAAAACATGGGGAATAATAGGGAGTAGGACAGAGCTCTCCGTGCGAATGTACAAGAGACAAAGAAAGTATAAAAGTGGTTACGGTGACTTTAAAATAGTCCGAGATTCTTGATGCAAAATTGTTTTTTTTATATTATAGGACCGATATTTTTGGAAACTGATAGAGGAACTCAACAAATATGCtctcaatttttagccactttaAAAACTCTTTGTTGGTATTTCTCAACGCAAACAGAAATAATCCGTAAGCGCACGgaagtaccgttgtagcacttcacccggaaaAATTCAAGGTATCATATTTCCATAGGGAACCGAGGTAAATCTTCTATCTagttcgtccaaggacaacataagggtagagttggtagaaggtagagaggattcctatggttttagaCTCTAAGAATAGATAacctctacttctacttgctcacTTCGGGCATCGGCTTATGCCTGGTTTGCAAAGCAATACCGGCCtgtacgaggcaaacgaaggtagcctctagcctagataccacgtctacgctatcgacaaCTATTCTAGTGCTGTACAGGATGATCCGTCTTTATCaagagccctctactagagtatccgccacGGGGACAGACGgcgaacccacaaacaagtaagaatAAAGCTTAACTGATCAAAAGACTTAATAACATAAGAaccacgaacactcacttagcggatGAATCCGTTGAGGTGCAGGTGTTCATCGAGTACAAGCAGGGGGGATACCGACAAGTCTGGTACTTTCCGAACTCTCCCGAACATCTCTCCCAACTACTCaactctagctagctagggcctaagccctttggaGTGATGCTCTTGCTCAAGTGTGGTAGCTCTTCTTCCTTGTGGTGTTGTAATGAGGAGGGGatgtcctccttttataggtggagaagaGGAGGTCTTTGAAAAATGCCTCCTCCCCTCATGGAAAGCACCAAACCGCCTTCACCCATGCAACCATCATTGGAGAGGCGGTATCAGGCGGCCCACCAAAGATGGGCCCAAGACATGCCACACAGGGTGGCCTCCAACTAGGCCCCAAGGACCCCATCTTTGGGGGGTTGCCTTCCTTGGTCCTTTAGATTGGTCCGACAGAGTTTTGCGCTATTTTGAGTTGATTAGATATTGGTTTTGGCCTTTATTTCTCCACCTGACTAGGCCCTGATTTGCCTggtaagtgggccttctccccttgggct from Miscanthus floridulus cultivar M001 chromosome 11, ASM1932011v1, whole genome shotgun sequence includes these protein-coding regions:
- the LOC136494456 gene encoding UDP-glucosyltransferase UGT13248-like, which translates into the protein MGSTSATSTTSSPSSAARGGGGGGGGAHVLLLPCPGAQGHTNPLLEFGRRLAYHGLRPTLVTSRYVLSTTPPPGEPFRVAAISDGFDNGGVAACPDLDEYCRQLEAVGSETLAELIRSEAADGRPVRVLVYDSHLPWARRVAKAAGVPAAAFLSQPCAVDVVYGEVWAGRLPLPVVDGKELFARGLLGVELGANDVPPFAAKPDWCPVFLEASVRQFEGLEDADDVLVNSFHEIEPKEADYMALTWRAKTIGPTLPSFYLDDDRLPLNKTYGFNLFNSSESCLAWLHKQLPCSVVLVSYGTVSDYDEAQLEELGNGLYNSGKLFIWVVRSNEEHKLSNELRDKCKERGLIVSWCPQLEVLAHKATGCFFTHCGWNSTLEAIVNGVPMVAIPHWADQPTISKYMESMWGLGVRVRKDKKGLVTRDEVERCIKDVMDGDRKDNYRMNATMWIQRAKEAMQNGGSSDKNIAEFAAKYSSN